The following proteins are encoded in a genomic region of Phaeodactylum tricornutum CCAP 1055/1 chromosome 1, whole genome shotgun sequence:
- a CDS encoding predicted protein, producing MDVSVRWSKYWNVYLYKSGEKDLSDKLEALYENEQLGPLLEGNDHWQIGKGEKESTYFECSLPTIDPEASGSLHEEIKLSQEHVPHDGLSKGEAGMDNSGDDMDLSVEVEELQMKKCKAVLLQGLGPQIAVLDQLLGTNG from the exons ATGGATGTATCGGTCCGATGGTCAAAATACTGGAATGTGTATTTGTACAAGTCTGGCGAAAAGGACCTGTCAGACAAGCTCGAGGCTTTGTACGAAAATGAGCAATTAGGTCCACTTTTGGAAGGCAATGACCAttggcaaattggaaagGGCGAGAAGGAGTCAACTTATTTTGAATGTTCGCTACCAA caattgaTCCAGAAGCAAGTGGTAGCCTACATGAGGAAATTAAACTATCCCAGGAACATGTACCTCATGATGGATTGAGTAAAGGTGAAGCAGGAATGGACAACTCTGGTGATGATATGGATCTATCAGTGGAGGTGGAAGAATTGCAAATGAAA AAATGCAAGGCAGTGTTGCTACAAGGGTTGGGGCCACAGATTGCAGTATTGGACCAGCTATTGGGAACGAACGGATAG
- a CDS encoding predicted protein translates to MVPIIPVVERKRVDREEDIEVEVANDDSSGSSAIDSMRPVVPLPRRKRRRRTIVDAFHHINLTSRKNGEQRQCEKEDGDADSSQAVAKFEASDVDVYSTTSSLEDEYEDDEDQDDRLLSDRDENERNVLLELVFGPTAPGLAPKNPVDLKLQELIRQSLQQQHQVPRSLCDGGEEETQDDMNIDAVYSRSAFSESRQGADSIRRSNSLPNLFVHESTVEEMDISDDL, encoded by the coding sequence ATGGTTCCAATCATACCAGTCGTTGAGCGGAAACGAGTCGACCGCGAGGAAGACATTGAGGTAGAGGTTGCCAACGACGACTCTTCGGGATCTTCCGCTATTGACAGCATGCGTCCAGTGGTCCCTCTACCACGACGGAAGCGTCGGAGGCGTACCATCGTCGACGCCTTCCACCACATTAACCTCACCAGTCGCAAGAATGGGGAGCAGCGCCAGTGTGAGAAAGAAGATGGCGATGCAGACTCATCGCAAGCTGTCGCCAAGTTCGAAGCCAGCGACGTCGATGTATACTCCACAACAAGTAGCCTGGAAGATGAGTAtgaggatgacgaggacCAGGATGATCGCCTTCTTTCGGACCGAGACGAAAACGAACGAAACGTTCTTTTAGAGCTAGTTTTCGGGCCCACCGCTCCCGGACTGGCTCCCAAAAACCCTGTGGACTTGAAACTGCAAGAGTTGATACGCCAATCGTtgcagcaacagcatcaaGTTCCGCGGAGTCTTTGCGAtggaggagaagaagaaacgcaagaTGATATGAACATCGATGCCGTTTATAGTAGATCGGCATTCTCTGAATCACGTCAAGGCGCAGACTCCATACGGCGATCCAACTCGCTCCCAAATTTGTTCGTGCATGAGTCGAcggtggaagaaatggatattTCCGACGATCTATGA
- a CDS encoding histone acetyltransferase (Promotes transcriptional activity by catalyzing the transfer of acetyl groups from acetyl-CoA to lysine epsilon-amino groups of N-terminal tails of histones) yields MVNIRQASVHDLLQMQTTNLWCLPENYQMKYYFYHLLSWPQLLWVAEDFDGKIVGYVLAKMEEDERQPRHGHITSLSVLRTHRKRGIATALMQRSQKEMAEVFESEYVSLHVRKSNRAAFHLYSVTLRYEVNDVEKGYYADGEDAYDMR; encoded by the exons ATGGTCAACATTCGCCAGGCGAGCGTTCACGACCTTTTACAAATGCAGACTACCAACCTTTGGTGTTTACCAGAGAACTACCAG ATGAAGTACTATTTTTATCATTTGTTGAGTTGGCCGCAGTTACTTTGGGTTGCTGAGGACTTTGACGGAAAGATAGTGGGATATGTTTTAGccaaaatggaagaggacgaaCGTCAGCCCCGGCATGGGCATATAACTTCGCTTTCCGTATTACGAACACATCGTAAGAGAGGAATTGCAACTGCATTGATGCAACGGTCTCAGAAGGAAATGGCAGAGGTGTTCGAATCCGAATATGTCAGCCTTCATGTTCGAAAATCAAACCGTGCCGCTTTTCATTTGTACAGCGTGACTCTTCGCTACGAAGTGAACGACGTCGAAAAAGGCTACTATGCAGATGGTGAGGATGCCTACGATATGCGC
- a CDS encoding predicted protein — MKFSSSAAAALLLLQSYSTTAFSFHPARVTSRRQRTSSLSMVLEKPKPKKLPKIEQLKIDSNHLVHPLIEQLKTEEISISKDAYQILKYHGSYMQNNRETKGPKDYQFMLRLKQPAGELPPDLYRLLDDLSREKGQGDLRATTRQCFQMHGILKGSLKEVIASIMNIGSSTVGACGDVSRNVMTTPAPFAHPAYEHAREWSKVFAQLFRPMTPAFSQIWLDGEKAATVESWHTEVSGYNIDEVMKHDTGRGVVLNDSVEPLYGDRYLPRKFKIGVTVPGDNSLDIYTNDIGAVVITDSAGNLEGFNIMVGGGMGRTHNKENTFARAADHLGFVSKEDAMELMKCIVATQRDHGNRDVRANARMKYLVHTLGIQDFRKLVESYFGKPIEPWRPMVEWKYSDWMGWWEQGDGKLFCGVHIENGRVKDEGKFRLKTALRRIVDKYNIPMILSPTQSIILRDINPNDKKGIEYLLDAHGIKPIEHVDPLNRLAMACPALPLCGLAQTEAERLMPAYLDRVRGLLNKMNLSDEEIMIRMTGCPNGCARPYMAELAFVGDGAKSYQVWLGGSPVLTRTAWPFMAKMDVDDLEKTLEPILAMFIQQRQQFEAFGDFCYRVGAEAIEAYSNNYRLGSVRAF, encoded by the exons ATGAAGTTCTCGAGCTCCGCTGCGGCAGCTTTACTTCTGCTCCAATCGTATTCCACGAcggctttttcgtttcaCCCGGCTAGGGTCACCAGCAGGCGTCAACGGACCTCTTCTCTTTCCATGGTCCTGGAGAAACCAAAGCCGAAGAAGCTACCCAAGATTGAGCAACTCAAGATAGATTCCAATCACTTGGTGCATCCCCTTATTGAG CAACTTAAAACCGAAGAGATCTCTATTTCCAAGGATGCGTACCAAATTCTCAAGTACCACGGGTCGTACATGCAGAACAATCGCGAAACCAAGGGGCCCAAGGACTACCAATTTATGCTCCGACTGAAGCAACCCGCTGGAGAGCTACCACCGGATTTGTATCGACTTCTAGACGATCTTTCACGCGAAAAGGGACAAGGGGATCTCCGTGCGACAACCCGACAGTGCTTCCAGATGCACGGTATTCTCAAGGGTTCGCTCAAGGAAGTCATTGCCTCCATCATGAATATTGGTTCCAGTACCGTCGGAGCCTGCGGCGATGTGTCACGAAACGTCATGACGACGCCTGCTCCCTTTGCGCATCCTGCGTATGAACACGCACGTGAATGGTCCAAGGTCTTCGCGCAGCTGTTCCGCCCTATGACACCCGCCTTTTCGCAGATTTGGTTGGATGGGGAAAAGGCCGCCACTGTCGAATCTTGGCACACCGAGGTTTCCGGGTACAACATTGATGAGGTCATGAAACACGATACCGGCCGTGGTGTCGTACTGAATGACAGTGTCGAACCGCTGTACGGGGATCGTTATTTGCCACGCAAGTTCAAGATTGGTGTCACCGTCCCAGGGGACAACTCCCTCGACATTTACACCAATGACATTGGTGCCGTAGTTATCACTGACTCGGCCGGAAACCTGGAAGGGTTCAACATCATGGTCGGTGGTGGTATGGGTCGCACGCACAATAAGGAGAATACCTTTGCCCGAGCCGCTGATCATCTTGGCTTTGTTTCCAAGGAAGACGCAATGGAGCTCATGAAATGCATTGTGGCTACCCAGCGGGATCACGGTAACCGCGATGTACGTGCGAACGCTCGTATGAAGTACTTGGTGCATACCCTCGGAATCCAGGACTTCCGCAAGCTGGTCGAGTCATATTTTGGTAAACCCATCGAGCCGTGGCGTCCAATGGTGGAATGGAAATACAGTGACTGGATGGGATGGTGGGAACAAGGTGATGGCAAGCTCTTTTGCGGCGTGCACATTGAAAATGGTCGTGTCAAGGACGAAGGAAAGTTCCGTCTCAAGACCGCCCTACGTCGAATTGTCGACAAATACAATATTCCGATGATTCTCTCCCCGACGCAATCAATTATATTACGGGACATCAATCCCAATGACAAGAAAGGCATCGAATATCTCCTGGATGCTCACGGTATTAAACCGATTGAACACGTGGATCCATTGAATCGCCTAGCAATGGCTTGTCCCGCACTACCTCTCTGTGGGCTTGCCCAAACTGAAGCGGAACGGTTGATGCCTGCGTATTTGGACCGTGTCCGAGGCCTCCTCAACAAGATGAACTtgtccgacgaagaaatcatGATCCGCATGACTGGTTGCCCCAATGGTTGCGCGCGCCCTTACATGGCTGAACTCGCCTTTGTAGGCGACGGTGCCAAATCGTATCAGGTGTGGCTGGGTGGTTCGCCGGTATTGACCCGAACTGCCTGGCCGTTCATGGCCAAGATGGATGTGGACGATCTCGAGAAGACCCTGGAGCCAATTCTTGCCATGTTTATTCAACAGCGACAGCAATTTGAAGCTTTCGGCGACTTTTGCTACCGAGTTGGCGCGGAGGCGATTGAAGCGTACAGCAACAATTACCGACTTGGAAGCGTGCGGGCTTTCTAG
- a CDS encoding predicted protein, with translation MAPATRQMTGGAVYAHLLDNVLLLPQGHPICLSFAQQGYESADDLLCIFENELETLEFIPLAPADGPETTAPIIRHFLRWQASLERQKGTPLKNSELAALNNKDFVLYRRSALGQVSSTVAPIVTNPNAAIPTAKTRSAVEDFKRGIKRDKTHYPVLKDDRYWDNFYRSFVVTAVSHNVEKVLDPSYLPTDPLEKSLFEEQNKFVYSALEHTLQTDMGINIVREHSFDFNAQEVFRKVVKHYTESASAKISSSTTLGYLTTAKYSSSWTGTAEGFILHWKNHLRIYNDTVPTGEQLPQQLCLSLLENAVHDIPELRQVKITATLDLAKGGSPISYDGYLSLLLASASLYDNGNNLSNACSNKNKRHVYSTDLVYHPTDFDSDLDVSYDIDVSPTAIYEANAHARNSGNSGNRSRNAASPRDRPYIPREMWNQLSEDAKAILQGLSAPSKSTLPAAQPFSQVLQANTHSHGSSETADTFHDCAPETELLAHLTDRVSRMNDGDIRKVLAASRDNVSPQPGARPKFMQSNMLRYQVSRHNVNGTTAALVNRGANGGLAGADVMVLNKTGRSANITGINDHTLSDLDIVTAAGCVESHTGPIIVIMHQYAYLGTGKTIHSSAQLEHFHNNVEDRSRTVGGDQRIVTLDDYIIPLHIRQGLPYMDMRCPTDAEFTSLPHVILTSDVDWDPSVLDNEIDLATDWYDTVQDLPHYHMSNRVLTTWANISIVIFRFVTLATMPLTHEIQRNDHDYETLRPCLGWVSADTVRKTIQATTQYAREVYHAPLRKHYKSRFPALNVHRRNEPVATNTIWSDTPAVDSGAKFAQLFVGRRSLVTDVYPMKTDKEFVNALEDHIRFRGAMDKLISDRAQVEISKKVMDITRAYNIDQWQSEPHHQHQNFAERRIATIEANTNNILNHTGAPDSTWLLCVTYVCYVFNHLAHESLHNRTPLEVLTGSTPDISVLLQFHFWEPVYYRLEDATFPSDGTEQTGRFVGIADSVGDALTYKILNDTSNRILYRSSVRSANLPGWGEWP, from the exons ATGGCACCTGCCACTCGGCAAATGACGGGCGGAGCGGTCTATGCGCACCTTTTGGATAACGtgcttcttcttccccaagGGCACCCTATTTGTCTCAGTTTTGCACAACAAGGATACGAATCGGCTGATGACCTCCTATGTATTTTTGAGAATGAACTTGAAACTCTTGAATTCATTCCTCTTGCCCCTGCTGACGGCCCCGAAACTACGGCACCG ATCATCCGTCATTTCCTCCGGTGGCAAGCGTCCCTTGAGCGTCAAAAGGGAACTCCTTTGAAGAACTCCGAGCTTGCAGCCCTGAACAACAAAGACTTTGTCCTGTACCGCCGATCCGCTCTCGGCCAGGTCTCTTCGACTGTTGCTCCAATAGTCACAAACCCCAATGCTGCAATTCCCACCGCTAAAACTCGATCTGCTGTGGAAGATTTCAAGCGTGGGATCAAACGAGACAAAACCCATTACCCCGTGCTCAAAGACGACCGGTACTGGGATAATTTCTATCGAtccttcgtcgtcactgcCGTCTCCCATAACGTTGAGAAGGTACTTGACCCATCATACTTGCCTACTGATCCACTGGAAAAGTCGTTGTTTGAAGAACAAAACAAGTTTGTATACTCAGCCTTGGAGCATACACTTCAGACGGACATGGGCATAAATATCGTTCGAGAACATAGTTTTGATTTCAATGCCcaggaagttttccgtaaaGTGGTCAAGCACTATACAGAGTCCGCCTCTGCAAAGATCAGCTCCTCTACCACTCTAGGATACCTGACCACGGCAAAGTATAGCTCATCATGGACTGGCACAGCGGAGGGATTTATCCTACACTGGAAGAATCATTTGCGTATATATAATGATACCGTCCCTACGGGTGAGCAGCTCCCACAACAGCTTTGTCTCAGTCTATTGGAGAATGCTGTCCATGATATACCCGAACTTCGTCAGGTTAAAATCACGGCAACTTTAGACTTAGCAAAAGGTGGCAGCCCTATTAGTTATGACGGTTATCTCAGTCTACTACTTGCATCAGCATCGCTCTATGACAATGGCAACAACCTATCTAATGCTTGTAGCAACAAGAACAAACGTCATGTTTATTCTACTGACTTAGTCTACCATCCAACTGACTTTGACAGCGATCTAGACGTAAGTTACGATATAGATGTGTCACCCACAGCAATCTATGAAGCCAATGCCCATGCACGCAACTCCGGTAATAGTGGCAATCGCAGTCGCAACGCAGCTAGCCCCAGAGACCGACCTTATATTCCCCGGGAAATGTGGAATCAACTCTCAGAGGATGCAAAAGCCATTCTCCAAGGCTTGTCTGCTCCTAGTAAGAGTACATTACCGGCCGCGCAACCTTTTTCACAGGTGCTACAAGCCAATACGCATAGCCATGGTAGCAGCGAAACCGCGGACACTTTCCATGATTGCGCACCGGAGACTGAGTTGTTGGCTCACCTTACTGACCGCGTCAGTCGTATGAACGATGGTGATATTCGTAAAGTCCTTGCAGCATCACGTGACAACGTCTCCCCACAACCAGGAGCGAGACCCAAATTCATGCAATCCAATATGCTACGTTATCAAGTCTCTCGGCATAATGTCAACGGTACCACTGCAGCTCTTGTCAATCGTGGTGCTAATGGCGGACTTGCCGGGGCGGACGTCATGGTGCTCAACAAAACAGGACGTTCCGCCAATATAACTGGTATTAATGATCACACATTGTCCGATTTGGATATTGTCACCGCTGCAGGATGTGTTGAATCCCATACCGGTCCTATCATTGTAATTATGCATCAGTATGCGTATCTTGGCACTGGTAAGACTATACATTCCAGTGCGCAACTCGAGCATTTCCATAACAACGTTGAAGACCGTTCACGTACAGTTGGTGGAGACCAGCGCATTGTGACCTTAGATGATTATATCATCCCCTTGCACATCCGCCAAGGTCTTCCATATATGGATATGAGGTGCCCAACAGATGCCGAATTTACCTCTCTCCCGCATGTGATATTGACCTCTGATGTCGATTGGGACCCGTCAGTCCTTGACAACGAGATTGATCTGGCCACCGATTGGTACGACACTGTACAGGATTTACCCCACTACCATATGTCGAACCGCGTTTTGACCACATGGGCAAATATCTCCATCGTCATATTTCGCTTTGTGACACTCGCCACCATGCCGTTGACT CATGAAATTCAGCGTAATGACCATGACTACGAAACCCTCCGTCCTTGTCTTGGTTGGGTATCCGCCGATACCGTTCGTAAGACTATACAGGCCACCACCCAGTATGCACGAGAGGTATACCACGCACCGTTACGCAAGCATTATAAGTCGCGCTTCCCGGCCTTAAATGTCCATCGGCGTAACGAGCCAGTTGCCACCAATACCATTTGGTCAGATACTCCTGCTGTTGATAGTGGTGCCAAATTTGCGCAACTTTTCGTGGGCCGCCGATCCCTTGTCACTGATGTTTATCCCATGAAAACCGACAAAGAATTTGTTAACGCTCTCGAAGACCATATTCGGTTTCGCGGCGCTATGGACAAGCTCATCAGCGACCGTGCACAGGTCGAGATTAGTAAAAAGGTCATGGATATCACCCGTGCTTACAACATTGACCAGTGGCAAAGCGAaccacaccaccaacaccaaaaTTTTGCTGAACGTCGCATTGCCACTATCGAGGCtaacaccaacaacattcTCAATCACACCGGTGCCCCTGACTCCACATGGCTTCTTTGTGTCACGTACGTGTGCTATGTATTCAATCATCTCGCCCATGAATCCTTGCACAACCGTACACCCTTAGAAGTCCTTACTGGTTCCACtcctgatatcagtgttcttcttcagttCCATTTTTGGGAACCCGTCTATTATCGACTCGAAGATGCGACCTTTCCGTCTGATGGTACTGAACAAACGGGACGTTTCGTAGGCATTGCTGACTCCGTTGGCGATGCTCTTACTTATAAGATCCTCAACGATACTTCTAATAGAATCCTCTATCGTTCCAGCGTGCGCTCTGCAAACCTTCCCG gatggggagaaTGGCCCTAA